A window from Salvia miltiorrhiza cultivar Shanhuang (shh) chromosome 2, IMPLAD_Smil_shh, whole genome shotgun sequence encodes these proteins:
- the LOC131008836 gene encoding diacylglycerol kinase 1-like: MDEYGESEGFVPSWMSKNAMETEESHLFVISFFVASLIGILTIFYTAWRWRRNINLSWMKAIARSKKNPKSMNKVPLVPHTWSLESLTRSKSLNCCVCLESISPSQTLGPMVASDSYINRCSICGVAAHLDCSAGAHKDCKCVSMFGCGHVLHQWAVQWTEETDRPDESSFCSHCEEPYTGSFLEGSPIWCCLWCQRLVHVDCHSSMLNETGDICDLGPFKRLVLSPLYVKQLKRNSSGGFLSSITAGANEVASSVRATIRSQSKKHRHGYETFADTGNESNTSDVSTASPADGSNEGITSRMEEYSDSPEGNQRQNGEANKMEKIPSFKRSSSINQKDNNDSVGMRQTYELVDLPPEARPLLVFINKKSGAQQGDSLKQRLNVLLNPVQVCELSSTEGPEVGLYLFRRTRHFRVLVCGGDGTVGWVLDAIDKQNFISPPPVAILPAGTGNDLARVLFWGGGLGLLERRAGLYALLHDIEHAAVTVLDRWKVLISNQQGKPLQSPKFMNNYLGVGCDAKVALEIHNLREENPEKFYNQFMNKVLYAREGAKSIMDRTFADLPWQVRVEVDGVEIEVPEDAEGVLVANIGSYMGGVDLWHNEDDNYDDFDPQCMHDRMLEVVSISGMWHLGKLQVGLSRARRLAQGRSIKIHLFAGFPVQVDGEPWFQQPCTLNISHHGQAFMLKRAAEEPLGHAAAIVADVLDNAETNHIISASQKRSLLQEMALRLS; this comes from the exons ATGGACGAGTACGGGGAATCTGAAGGTTTTGTTCCTAGCTGGATGAGTAAAAATGCAATGGAAACGGAAGAATCTCATCTGTTCGTTATCTCTTTCTTTGTAGCCAGTCTGATAGGAATATTGACTATATTCTACACAGCTTGGCGGTGGAGAAGAAATATTAACTTAAGTTGGATGAAAGCCATAGCGAGATCAAAGAAAAACCCTAAGTCAATGAACAAAGTTCCACTGGTGCCTCACACTTGGAGTTTGGAATCTTTAACTCGAAGTAAAAGTTTGAATTGCTGTGTATGCTTGGAGTCCATCTCTCCTTCACAGACTCTTGGCCCAATGGTGGCTTCAGATAGCTACATCAACCGTTGCAGCATATGTGGTGTAGCAGCTCACTTGGACTGCTCTGCTGGTGCTCATAAGGATTGCAAGTGTGTTTCGATGTTTGGATGTGGTCATGTTTTGCATCAATGGGCAGTTCAGTGGACAGAGGAAACGGACCGACCAGATGAATCCTCTTTCTGTAGCCACTGTGAAGAGCCGTACACTGGTTCTTTTCTCGAAGGATCACCGATATGGTGTTGCTTATGGTGTCAACGCCTTGTGCATGTTGACTGCCATAGTAGTATGCTTAACGAAACAGGTGATATTTGTGATTTGGGGCCTTTTAAAAGGCTTGTCCTTTCGCCGTTATATGTCAAGCAATTGAAAAGGAATTCGTCTGGAGGATTCCTAAGCTCTATTACTGCTGGAGCCAATGAGGTTGCATCATCTGTACGTGCCACTATTAGAAGTCAGAGTAAGAAGCATAGACATGGATACGAGACCTTTGCTGATACAGGTAATGAAAGCAATACGAGTGATGTGTCCACTGCAAGTCCTGCAGATGGTAGTAACGAAGGTATTACTTCTAGAATGGAAGAATACAGCGATAGCCCAGAAGGGAATCAACGACAAAATGGAGAAGCAAACAAGATGGAAAAAATACCCAGTTTCAAGAGGAGCTCATCAATAAATCAAAAGGACAACAATGATTCAGTAGGCATGAGGCAGACATATGAGCTGGTTGATTTGCCTCCAGAGGCAAGGCCTTTACTAGTATTTATCAACAAAAAGAGTGGAGCTCAACAAGGGGACTCGCTCAAGCAAAGACTCAACGTTCTTCTAAATCCTGTACAG GTTTGTGAACTAAGCTCAACGGAGGGGCCAGAAGTTGGTCTCTATTTATTTAGAAGGACGCGTCATTTCCGTGTTCTGGTCTGTGGAGGAGATGGCACTGTTGGCTGGGTTCTTGATGCCATAGATAAGCAAAATTTTATCTCTCCTCCACCAGTGGCTATCCTTCCTGCGGGAACAGGAAATGATTTGGCTCGAGTTCTCTTTTGGGGAGGTGGTCTAGGTTTACTTGAGAGGCGAGCAGGCCTTTACGCTCTTTTGCATGACATAGAACATGCTGCAGTAACTGTTCTTGATCGATGGAAAGTATTAATCTCAAACCAGCAAGGGAAGCCACTCCAATCTCCTAAGTTTATGAACAACTATCTGG GGGTTGGTTGTGATGCAAAGGTTGCTCTAGAAATCCATAATTTGAGAGAAGAGAACCCCGAGAAGTTCTACAATCAG TTCATGAATAAAGTTCTTTATGCTAGAGAAGGTGCTAAGAGTATCATGGATCGAACATTTGCTGACTTACCATGGCAAGTCCGAGTGGAGGTTGATGGTGTTGAGATAGAGGTTCCTGAG GATGCAGAGGGTGTCCTTGTAGCTAATATCGGAAGTTACATGGGCGGCGTTGACTTGTGGCACAACGAAGACGATAACTACGATGATTTCGACCCTCAATGCATGCATGACAGGATGCTTGAGGTTGTAAGCATTTCGGGCATGTGGCATCTAGGAAAGCTGCAG GTTGGGTTATCTCGAGCACGCCGGCTTGCACAGGGACGGTCGATTAAGATCCACCTTTTTGCTGGTTTCCCAGTTCAAGTTGATGGGGAGCCATGGTTTCAACAGCCTTGTACGCTGAACATCTCACATCATGGACAg GCGTTTATGTTGAAACGAGCCGCTGAGGAACCTCTCGGCCATGCCGCTGCAATCGTTGCCGATGTCCTCGACAATGCCGAAACCAATCATATCATCAGTGCATCACAAAAACGGTCACTTCTTCAAGAAATGGCGCTGAGGCTGTCCTAG